The following are from one region of the Paramagnetospirillum magnetotacticum MS-1 genome:
- a CDS encoding DUF3426 domain-containing protein: protein MLITCPACGTNFSIPDSALGATGRKLKCAKCAHKWFQAPLLPEDDDDTDLDLAGPSFAPPGPEIPDFSKVSGFNPVRDDSVFDAPRPAARAPAPTAADDDFDLDAPPVPTFANRMPPEEGMERPSEIDLMDDEPQPVPDLFSTASHEGKKGTGVLWVLLVLLILGGLGGAGYYFQDQLVEAVPEAGELLGQAGLRREKPGAGLELRKAGTPERFVHNDTDVLVVRGIIANITDRTRPVPTMKLVLMDRNKQAVQEKLSQAPVAELAPNGTASFKIMLERPDPNAVEVVVVFVDVGEAKSAAVPPPVPMAPAPPPAPAPAAPVVEAPAAVPPAPAIPAVPAETAPPAPSAAPVASPAAPAPPPAAAK from the coding sequence ATGCTGATCACCTGTCCCGCCTGTGGAACCAACTTCTCCATCCCCGACAGCGCGCTCGGAGCCACTGGGCGCAAGCTGAAATGCGCCAAATGCGCCCATAAGTGGTTTCAGGCGCCGCTGCTGCCGGAGGATGACGACGATACCGACCTGGATCTGGCCGGGCCGTCCTTCGCGCCGCCCGGGCCGGAAATTCCCGATTTCAGCAAGGTGTCGGGATTCAATCCCGTCCGCGACGATTCGGTCTTCGACGCGCCGCGCCCCGCCGCCCGCGCGCCCGCGCCCACCGCCGCGGACGACGATTTCGATCTGGATGCGCCGCCGGTTCCCACCTTCGCCAACCGCATGCCGCCCGAAGAGGGCATGGAGCGGCCCAGCGAAATCGATTTGATGGACGACGAGCCCCAGCCGGTGCCCGACCTGTTCTCCACGGCATCCCATGAGGGCAAGAAGGGGACCGGTGTCCTGTGGGTCCTGCTGGTTCTGCTGATTCTTGGCGGATTGGGCGGTGCCGGATATTACTTCCAGGACCAACTGGTCGAGGCGGTGCCCGAGGCCGGGGAATTGCTGGGCCAGGCCGGGCTTCGCCGGGAAAAGCCCGGTGCCGGGCTGGAACTGCGCAAGGCCGGAACGCCGGAACGCTTCGTTCACAACGATACCGACGTGCTGGTGGTGCGCGGCATCATTGCCAATATCACCGACCGCACTCGCCCGGTTCCGACCATGAAGCTGGTGCTCATGGACCGCAACAAGCAGGCGGTGCAGGAAAAGCTGTCCCAGGCGCCGGTGGCCGAACTGGCCCCCAACGGCACGGCCAGCTTCAAGATCATGCTGGAACGGCCCGATCCCAACGCCGTCGAGGTGGTGGTGGTCTTCGTGGATGTGGGCGAGGCCAAATCGGCCGCCGTCCCTCCGCCGGTCCCCATGGCTCCGGCTCCGCCGCCCGCTCCGGCTCCGGCGGCTCCCGTCGTCGAAGCGCCTGCTGCCGTTCCGCCCGCGCCCGCAATTCCGGCTGTGCCTGCCGAGACCGCGCCTCCCGCGCCTTCGGCTGCCCCGGTTGCTTCCCCCGCGGCTCCGGCCCCGCCGCCCGCTGCGGCCAAGTAG
- a CDS encoding DUF4175 domain-containing protein: MLALSHKLRLTCLALLWERAWPPLAAALSLLALFLALALFDAAPLLPFWLHAALAPVFALAIAVLLWKAWRVERPSAEEVARRLERDSHVAHRPLAMLADRLATGDGTLWQAHRARMEREALGLRPGWPDPVLPARDPLGLRFAVLLLLIIAAAGARSDLSERLARAVDPYSHRPALDSDTLEVWIVPPAYTGLGQTLLKPGQGAVTVPAGSRARAVTSWRGWTGSALSAGGDAALFAEDGRAELVLKSGPSLDVRLGLRMAASWPITLQADQPPSIAITQPPKGDERGRLLAEVEASDDYGLTRAWIEILPVEGRAEPLRLDLTLPRDRPRQARLSLRADLADHDWAGAKVRLTFKAEDGAGQVGETAPVETVLPEREFRNVLARALISWRKQLSAAPRQGPEIAEELRQILGQPDAFGGDERVFLALSVTRHMLMGDDFERDRMRSLLWYAATRLEDGGLPAAEKTLEEARDRLDRALADKADPAELARLVEQLRAAMEQWMEALAELGLEESIIPPDGGTPAADLAEMLDHLRGLAETGNREGLRHRLEQLSRMLAEMGTPRKGRGADPAAAEAMRRLRDLTQRQQDLLDRSFRKAPPPDDQMAPDEDMPMPRRKPSARETAEARKDAAEQKALRQALEQLAKSMPQPPDSLAEAQRSMRGAESSLSEGEWGDAAEQQAEAVKRLQDGARQMMERMEAAQGKGSPGLVPRDPFGRALNGSSFADDGRTKVPGRSDTMRAREILQELRRRSGDTGRPEPERDYLKRLLKPY; this comes from the coding sequence ATGCTCGCCCTCTCCCACAAGCTGCGCCTGACGTGCCTCGCGCTGCTGTGGGAGAGAGCGTGGCCGCCTTTGGCTGCGGCTTTATCCCTGCTGGCCCTGTTCCTGGCGCTGGCCCTGTTCGATGCGGCTCCGCTGCTGCCCTTCTGGCTGCATGCCGCCCTTGCGCCGGTTTTCGCATTGGCCATTGCCGTCCTGCTGTGGAAAGCCTGGAGGGTGGAGCGCCCCTCCGCCGAAGAGGTGGCGCGGCGGCTGGAACGGGACTCCCACGTCGCTCACCGCCCCCTGGCCATGCTGGCCGATCGTCTGGCGACCGGCGACGGGACCCTGTGGCAGGCTCACCGCGCCCGCATGGAGCGCGAAGCCCTGGGCCTGCGCCCCGGTTGGCCCGACCCGGTCCTTCCCGCCCGTGATCCCCTGGGCCTGCGCTTCGCCGTGCTGCTGCTGCTGATCATCGCCGCAGCCGGGGCAAGGTCTGATCTGTCCGAACGGCTGGCCCGCGCCGTCGATCCCTATTCCCATCGCCCGGCTCTCGACTCCGACACTCTCGAAGTGTGGATCGTGCCCCCCGCTTATACCGGTTTGGGCCAGACCCTGCTGAAACCCGGCCAGGGCGCCGTCACCGTCCCGGCAGGCAGCCGGGCCCGTGCCGTCACCTCGTGGCGCGGCTGGACCGGCTCGGCCCTGTCGGCGGGCGGCGACGCCGCGCTGTTCGCCGAGGATGGCCGCGCCGAACTGGTCCTGAAATCGGGTCCCAGCCTGGATGTGCGCCTTGGTCTGCGCATGGCCGCCTCCTGGCCCATCACGCTGCAAGCCGATCAGCCACCCTCCATCGCCATCACCCAGCCGCCCAAGGGCGACGAGCGGGGCCGTCTGCTGGCCGAGGTGGAAGCCAGCGACGATTATGGACTGACGCGGGCCTGGATCGAAATTCTCCCCGTCGAAGGCCGGGCCGAGCCGCTGCGCCTCGACCTCACCCTTCCCCGCGACAGACCGCGACAGGCCCGGCTGAGCTTGCGCGCCGATCTGGCCGACCACGACTGGGCGGGCGCCAAGGTGCGCCTGACGTTCAAGGCCGAAGACGGCGCGGGCCAGGTGGGCGAGACCGCCCCGGTGGAGACCGTCCTGCCCGAGCGAGAATTCCGCAATGTTCTGGCCCGCGCCCTGATCTCCTGGCGCAAGCAATTGAGCGCCGCGCCGCGCCAAGGGCCGGAAATCGCCGAGGAACTGCGCCAGATCCTTGGCCAGCCCGACGCCTTCGGCGGCGATGAGCGGGTCTTCCTTGCCCTCTCGGTCACCCGCCACATGCTGATGGGAGACGATTTCGAGCGCGACCGCATGCGGTCCCTGCTGTGGTACGCCGCCACCCGTTTGGAAGACGGCGGCCTGCCCGCCGCCGAGAAGACTCTGGAGGAAGCCCGCGACCGTCTGGATCGCGCCCTGGCCGACAAGGCCGATCCGGCCGAACTGGCGCGTCTGGTGGAGCAATTGCGGGCCGCCATGGAACAGTGGATGGAGGCCCTGGCCGAACTGGGCCTGGAGGAGTCGATCATACCGCCCGATGGCGGTACCCCCGCCGCCGATCTGGCCGAGATGCTCGACCATCTGCGCGGTCTGGCCGAGACTGGCAACCGCGAGGGCCTGCGCCACAGGCTGGAACAGCTGTCGCGGATGCTGGCCGAGATGGGCACGCCCCGCAAAGGCCGGGGCGCCGACCCGGCCGCCGCCGAAGCCATGCGCCGCCTGCGTGATCTCACCCAGCGCCAGCAGGATCTGCTGGACCGCAGTTTCCGCAAGGCCCCCCCGCCCGACGATCAGATGGCGCCCGACGAGGATATGCCCATGCCTCGACGCAAGCCATCGGCCCGCGAAACCGCCGAAGCCCGCAAGGACGCGGCCGAGCAAAAGGCGCTGCGTCAGGCTCTTGAACAGCTGGCCAAATCCATGCCCCAGCCCCCCGATTCCCTTGCAGAAGCGCAACGATCCATGCGGGGCGCCGAATCCAGTCTGTCCGAAGGGGAATGGGGCGATGCCGCCGAGCAGCAGGCCGAGGCGGTCAAGCGTCTGCAGGATGGCGCCCGCCAGATGATGGAACGCATGGAAGCCGCCCAGGGCAAGGGCTCTCCCGGCCTTGTGCCCCGCGATCCCTTCGGCCGGGCCCTTAACGGCTCCAGCTTCGCCGATGACGGCCGCACCAAGGTGCCGGGCCGATCCGACACCATGCGGGCGCGGGAAATCTTGCAGGAATTGCGGCGCAGATCCGGCGACACCGGCCGGCCGGAACCGGAGCGCGATTACCTCAAACGTCTGCTCAAGCCGTACTGA
- the lysA gene encoding diaminopimelate decarboxylase, which yields MNHFHYSNGTLFAEDVAIARIAREVGTPFYCYSTATLERHYTVFAEALKSAGLDATICFAAKANPNMAVIRTFAQLGAGADVVSEGELRQALAAGVPAARIVFSGVGKTRHELEFAVAKGIFQINVESEPELEMLSEVAAARGLVMPIAIRVNPDVDAGTHAKITTGKKENKFGIEWTRAREVYARAKALPGVEPVSIACHIGSQLTELDPFREAFLRVRDLVAMLRADGIDIRRLDLGGGLGVPYDDETPPEPKAYAEVIKASLGDLGCRFIFEPGRLLVGNAGILVSSIIRVKEGSTRTFLIVDAAMNDLARPSLYDAYHSIFPVAEPKAGAPLAEVDVVGPVCETGDTFARQRRLPPMRAGDLLALGTAGAYGAAMSSTYNTRPLIPEVLVKGADYAVIRARPSYEDMRSLESLPGWLSDD from the coding sequence ATGAACCACTTCCACTATTCGAACGGCACGCTGTTCGCCGAGGACGTCGCCATCGCCCGCATCGCCCGCGAGGTCGGCACACCGTTCTACTGCTACTCCACCGCCACCTTGGAGCGGCATTACACCGTGTTCGCCGAGGCTCTGAAGTCGGCCGGGCTGGACGCCACCATCTGCTTCGCGGCCAAGGCCAATCCCAATATGGCGGTGATCCGCACCTTCGCCCAATTGGGAGCCGGTGCCGACGTGGTCAGCGAAGGCGAACTGCGCCAGGCCCTGGCCGCCGGCGTGCCTGCCGCCCGCATCGTCTTTTCCGGCGTGGGCAAGACCCGCCACGAACTGGAATTCGCCGTGGCCAAGGGCATCTTCCAGATCAATGTGGAATCCGAGCCGGAACTGGAAATGCTGTCCGAGGTGGCGGCGGCGCGCGGGCTGGTCATGCCCATCGCCATCCGGGTCAATCCGGACGTGGATGCCGGAACCCACGCCAAGATCACCACCGGCAAGAAAGAGAACAAGTTCGGCATCGAATGGACGCGGGCCCGCGAGGTCTATGCCCGGGCCAAGGCGCTGCCCGGTGTCGAGCCGGTGTCCATCGCCTGCCATATCGGCTCGCAGTTGACCGAGCTTGACCCTTTCCGTGAGGCCTTCCTCAGGGTGCGCGATCTGGTGGCCATGCTGCGCGCCGACGGCATCGACATTCGCCGCCTGGATCTGGGCGGCGGTCTGGGCGTGCCCTATGACGACGAGACCCCGCCCGAGCCCAAGGCCTATGCCGAGGTGATCAAGGCCAGTCTGGGTGATCTGGGCTGCCGCTTCATCTTCGAGCCTGGCCGCCTGCTGGTGGGCAATGCCGGTATCCTGGTTTCCTCCATCATCCGGGTGAAGGAGGGCAGCACGCGCACCTTCCTCATCGTCGATGCCGCCATGAACGATTTGGCGCGGCCCTCGCTCTACGACGCCTATCATTCCATCTTCCCGGTGGCCGAGCCTAAGGCGGGCGCGCCCCTGGCCGAGGTGGACGTGGTGGGCCCGGTCTGCGAGACCGGCGACACCTTCGCGCGCCAGCGCCGCCTGCCGCCCATGCGGGCCGGTGACCTGTTGGCGCTCGGCACCGCCGGGGCCTATGGTGCCGCCATGTCGTCCACCTACAACACCCGGCCGCTGATTCCGGAAGTCCTCGTCAAGGGCGCCGACTATGCCGTCATCCGCGCCCGACCCAGTTACGAGGATATGCGGTCGTTGGAGAGTCTTCCCGGCTGGCTGAGTGATGACTGA
- a CDS encoding lipoprotein has translation MMIRSILVLALVLGVAACGRKGMPEWPDDVIYPRDYPYTPLPNEPKAKKPDLNTNSGY, from the coding sequence ATGATGATCCGCTCCATCCTAGTCCTGGCCCTGGTTCTGGGCGTTGCCGCCTGCGGCCGCAAGGGTATGCCCGAATGGCCCGATGACGTGATCTATCCCCGCGACTATCCCTATACGCCGCTGCCGAACGAGCCGAAGGCGAAGAAGCCCGATCTGAACACCAATTCCGGCTACTGA
- the argH gene encoding argininosuccinate lyase has translation MTDTNQTKAASSMWGGRFAGGPAAIMQRINASIDFDKRLYAQDIRGSKAHCRMLVKQAILTQADGALILDGLDKVLAEIEAGDFPFSHALEDIHMNVESRLAELIGEAAGRLHTARSRNDQVATDFRLWVRDAVDGMETALKDLVAALLDRAEEHAATVMPGFTHLQTAQPVTFGHHMMAYVEMISRDRSRLADARRRLNECPLGSAALAGTSFPIDREATAKDLGFAGPMRNSLDGVSDRDFALEFMSASAICAVHLSRLAEELVIWTSSQFRFITLSDAFTTGSSIMPQKRNPDAAELIRAKTGRVIGDLNALLIVMKGLPLAYSKDMQDDKEPVFEVADTMELAIAAMTGMVQDMKVNVEILRAAAGAGYTTATDIADWCVRTLKMPFRRAHHVAGSLVKLAEGKACGLEDLSLAEMQEIEPGITEEARSVLSVDSSVNSRTSLGGTAPVRVREAVAAARNRLKEGVS, from the coding sequence ATGACCGACACCAACCAGACCAAGGCCGCATCCTCCATGTGGGGTGGGCGGTTCGCGGGCGGCCCCGCCGCCATCATGCAGCGGATCAACGCCTCCATCGATTTTGATAAGCGGCTTTATGCCCAGGATATCCGAGGCTCCAAGGCCCATTGCCGCATGCTGGTCAAGCAGGCGATCCTAACGCAAGCCGATGGCGCGTTGATCCTGGATGGTCTGGACAAGGTGCTGGCCGAGATCGAGGCGGGCGACTTCCCCTTCAGCCACGCGCTGGAAGACATCCACATGAATGTGGAATCCCGTCTGGCCGAGCTGATCGGCGAGGCGGCGGGGCGTCTGCATACGGCCCGGTCCAGAAACGATCAGGTCGCCACCGATTTCCGCCTGTGGGTGCGTGACGCCGTCGACGGCATGGAGACCGCCCTTAAGGACTTGGTCGCCGCCCTGCTGGACCGCGCCGAGGAGCACGCCGCCACGGTGATGCCCGGCTTCACCCATCTGCAGACCGCCCAGCCGGTGACCTTCGGTCATCACATGATGGCCTATGTGGAGATGATTTCGCGCGACCGTTCGCGTCTGGCCGATGCGCGTCGGCGCCTCAACGAATGCCCGCTGGGCTCGGCCGCCCTGGCCGGGACCTCGTTTCCCATCGACCGCGAGGCCACGGCCAAGGATCTGGGCTTCGCCGGTCCCATGCGCAATTCCCTGGACGGCGTGTCGGACCGCGATTTCGCCCTGGAATTCATGTCGGCCAGCGCCATCTGCGCCGTGCATCTGTCGCGCCTGGCCGAGGAGCTGGTGATCTGGACCTCGTCCCAGTTCCGCTTCATTACCCTGTCGGACGCCTTCACCACCGGCTCGTCCATCATGCCGCAGAAGCGCAACCCCGACGCCGCCGAGCTGATCCGCGCCAAGACTGGACGGGTGATCGGTGATCTCAACGCCCTGCTGATCGTCATGAAGGGCCTGCCGCTGGCCTATTCCAAGGACATGCAGGACGACAAGGAACCGGTTTTCGAGGTGGCCGACACCATGGAACTGGCCATCGCCGCCATGACCGGCATGGTTCAGGACATGAAGGTCAATGTCGAGATCCTGCGCGCCGCCGCCGGGGCGGGCTATACCACCGCCACCGACATCGCCGATTGGTGCGTGCGCACCCTCAAAATGCCCTTCCGCCGCGCCCACCATGTGGCGGGCTCTCTGGTCAAGCTGGCCGAGGGCAAGGCTTGCGGCCTGGAGGACCTGAGTCTGGCCGAAATGCAGGAAATCGAGCCGGGCATCACCGAGGAAGCCCGCTCCGTCCTGTCGGTGGATTCCTCGGTCAACAGCCGCACCAGCCTGGGCGGCACGGCCCCAGTCCGGGTCCGCGAAGCGGTCGCGGCGGCCCGTAACCGCCTGAAGGAGGGCGTCTCATGA